A genomic region of Vibrio ziniensis contains the following coding sequences:
- a CDS encoding aspartate/glutamate racemase family protein, with protein MKTIGMLGGMSWESTVSYYKAINEGVKQSLGGLHSAKIALYSVNFDEIEKLQRVGDWEQAGVVLGEAAKSIQAGGADFLLICTNTMHKVLPQIEQYIDIPVLHIADATANKLLEDGISKVGLIGTAFTMEQDFYKCRISENFGIEVIVPEHQEREVIHRVIYDELCQGQILAESREKYINIIDSLRRRGAEAVILGCTEIALLVEQEHTQVKLYDTTKIHAEQAVMLALAN; from the coding sequence ATGAAAACCATTGGAATGTTAGGTGGGATGTCTTGGGAATCGACGGTGAGTTATTACAAAGCGATTAATGAAGGCGTCAAACAGTCTTTGGGCGGTTTACACTCGGCGAAGATTGCACTTTACAGTGTGAATTTCGATGAAATCGAGAAATTACAAAGAGTTGGTGATTGGGAGCAAGCGGGCGTTGTTTTAGGTGAAGCGGCCAAATCAATACAAGCTGGTGGCGCTGACTTCTTACTTATCTGTACCAATACTATGCACAAAGTTTTGCCACAAATAGAACAATACATTGATATCCCTGTACTGCATATTGCTGATGCTACGGCGAACAAGCTACTGGAAGATGGTATTTCGAAAGTGGGATTAATTGGTACTGCTTTTACCATGGAGCAGGATTTCTATAAGTGCAGAATTAGCGAGAACTTTGGTATTGAAGTGATTGTCCCAGAACATCAAGAACGTGAAGTGATACATCGAGTGATTTATGATGAGTTGTGCCAGGGGCAGATCCTTGCTGAATCCAGAGAAAAATACATCAACATTATCGATAGCTTACGTCGTCGAGGTGCTGAGGCGGTCATTCTAGGTTGTACGGAAATCGCTTTGTTGGTTGAACAAGAACACACTCAAGTAAAGCTTTACGACACAACAAAAATTCATGCAGAACAAGCAGTAATGCTCGCCCTTGCCAACTAA
- a CDS encoding HAD family hydrolase, which yields MPLIYLFDWGDTLMVDFADAQGKMCDWLKVEAVEGALETLQTLSQKHDIYIATNAADSCEQDIKSAFQRVKLSPFIKGYFCFENIGLSKKDPAFYSKIVSKLGVSPECVTMVGDSQINDVENALKAGLNAVWFSHSGEKHHTYKTINSLVELIHL from the coding sequence ATGCCTTTGATCTATTTGTTCGATTGGGGTGATACATTGATGGTCGACTTTGCCGATGCACAAGGAAAAATGTGTGACTGGTTGAAAGTCGAAGCCGTTGAGGGTGCGCTTGAAACACTGCAAACGCTATCGCAAAAGCATGATATTTACATTGCGACTAATGCAGCAGATTCATGTGAACAGGACATAAAATCTGCTTTTCAACGAGTTAAGTTATCGCCATTTATCAAAGGGTATTTTTGCTTTGAAAATATTGGATTAAGTAAGAAAGACCCTGCATTTTATTCAAAGATAGTTAGTAAGCTTGGTGTGTCTCCAGAGTGTGTCACTATGGTTGGAGATAGCCAAATCAATGACGTTGAAAATGCACTTAAAGCGGGATTGAACGCCGTTTGGTTTAGCCACTCAGGTGAAAAGCATCACACTTATAAAACCATCAATTCTTTAGTTGAACTTATTCATTTATAA
- a CDS encoding SDR family oxidoreductase yields the protein MNILITGATSGIGYELTKLLAVKGHKIVATGRNTEKLAELEAETQCFTIEADLSCAAQTVDMFNKAYHKLGKLDVLINNAGMNSRKCAIEEFTLEEFDHQYAVNLRAPALLSREALTVMKPLKKGFIINVVSTVAKRANETMSVYTAMKQGFAGFSSILMKEAQPHGIKVTTLFPGGTDTNFREVERPQYMSAKSVAYTINQILELPEDVVMHEMVFRPPVELE from the coding sequence ATGAATATCTTAATCACCGGAGCGACTAGCGGCATCGGCTATGAACTCACTAAATTGCTGGCAGTAAAAGGTCATAAGATTGTTGCTACAGGCAGAAATACTGAAAAACTGGCAGAGCTAGAAGCTGAAACGCAATGTTTCACTATCGAAGCGGACTTAAGCTGTGCGGCTCAAACTGTCGACATGTTTAACAAGGCTTATCACAAGTTAGGCAAATTGGATGTGTTAATCAACAACGCAGGTATGAACTCTCGAAAGTGTGCCATTGAAGAGTTTACTTTGGAAGAATTCGACCATCAGTACGCGGTAAATCTGCGCGCACCAGCACTTCTTAGCCGTGAAGCACTGACTGTCATGAAACCACTAAAGAAAGGATTCATCATTAACGTCGTGAGTACCGTTGCCAAACGTGCCAACGAAACCATGAGCGTCTATACAGCAATGAAGCAGGGTTTTGCCGGATTCAGTTCCATATTGATGAAAGAAGCTCAACCTCACGGTATCAAAGTAACTACGTTATTTCCGGGCGGTACTGACACCAATTTTCGCGAAGTTGAGCGTCCTCAATATATGAGCGCGAAAAGCGTTGCTTACACCATCAACCAGATTTTGGAACTTCCAGAAGATGTGGTTATGCATGAGATGGTCTTCCGTCCACCAGTTGAACTGGAATAA
- a CDS encoding tRNA (adenine(22)-N(1))-methyltransferase: MKLSKRLKQIDQMITANYDHIWDCCCDHGFLGASLLNRKAAANIHFVDIVPSLMTELESKLQRFYANSESTWHTHCLDVAQLPLGQYSGKHLVIIAGVGGDLMMHFIEQIHKQHPSLNIDFLLCPVHHQFALRQKLIELNFGLIGEVLLEENCRFYEVILVSTLANSRKPIDTTGNELWCYHSDKQAATAHKYLSVTLNHYQRIQNGNTTDVQHIINAYSEVVLKPII, from the coding sequence TTGAAACTCAGCAAACGACTCAAACAAATCGACCAAATGATCACTGCAAATTATGACCATATTTGGGACTGTTGTTGTGACCACGGATTTCTCGGCGCTTCGTTGCTTAACAGAAAAGCGGCTGCCAATATCCATTTTGTCGATATAGTGCCAAGCCTTATGACAGAATTAGAAAGTAAACTACAACGCTTTTATGCCAATTCTGAGTCTACGTGGCATACTCACTGTCTAGATGTCGCTCAACTACCTTTGGGTCAATACTCAGGTAAACATCTGGTCATAATAGCGGGTGTGGGTGGCGATTTAATGATGCATTTCATTGAGCAAATCCATAAGCAGCATCCGTCGCTCAATATCGACTTTCTGCTCTGCCCTGTGCATCACCAGTTTGCCTTACGCCAAAAACTGATTGAATTGAATTTTGGTCTAATCGGTGAAGTACTGCTTGAAGAAAACTGCCGCTTCTATGAAGTCATACTCGTTTCTACTCTCGCCAATAGCCGAAAGCCTATAGATACCACTGGCAACGAACTTTGGTGTTACCACAGTGATAAACAAGCCGCCACAGCACACAAATATCTTTCGGTGACCTTAAACCACTATCAACGCATTCAAAATGGTAATACAACAGACGTACAACACATCATCAATGCCTATTCTGAAGTGGTTCTGAAGCCTATCATCTGA
- a CDS encoding GNAT family N-acetyltransferase — protein MELELLEEKHFQSLFEFEKNNRDWFEQFVPPRPSSYDSFASFRDITNSLIEQHEEGTGYFYVVVEGDEVIARANIIDVIDDECEIGYRVCQNWSGKGVASFAVNELSEIARDELDLRLLTAKAATNNPASMRVLEKAEFVRVGQEKNAFVLNGKTLTLACYEKTLN, from the coding sequence ATGGAATTAGAGTTATTAGAAGAAAAACATTTCCAATCACTATTTGAGTTTGAGAAAAACAACCGTGACTGGTTTGAGCAATTTGTGCCCCCAAGACCATCAAGCTATGACAGCTTTGCTAGCTTTCGTGATATCACCAATAGCTTGATTGAACAGCACGAAGAAGGAACTGGATACTTTTATGTTGTCGTTGAAGGCGATGAGGTTATCGCTCGTGCAAACATCATTGATGTGATTGACGATGAGTGTGAGATTGGTTATCGAGTTTGCCAGAACTGGAGTGGTAAAGGTGTGGCCAGTTTTGCCGTGAATGAGCTGAGTGAGATTGCCCGCGATGAGTTAGATCTTCGTTTGCTTACCGCCAAAGCCGCTACCAATAACCCTGCTTCTATGCGTGTGCTTGAAAAAGCAGAGTTTGTTCGAGTTGGACAAGAGAAGAATGCCTTCGTGCTCAATGGCAAAACACTGACTCTTGCCTGCTATGAAAAAACGCTTAATTAG
- a CDS encoding DUF2058 domain-containing protein, producing MAKLTLQEQMLKAGLVNEKKLKKAQKGSKKSRVQAREVKAAVEENKRAQQERDKELSLQQNEQRLSKEISAQIKQLVAMNKIDIADGDIKYNFTDGTLVKSLYVTSLIRDQLIKGIVAIARYEESYAVIPSGVANKIKMRDDKTVIEQKALEADIPAEDDPYADFVVPDDLMW from the coding sequence ATGGCAAAGCTAACACTCCAAGAACAGATGCTAAAAGCTGGCTTGGTTAACGAAAAAAAATTAAAGAAAGCACAAAAGGGCTCGAAAAAATCTCGTGTACAGGCTCGCGAAGTGAAGGCAGCCGTTGAAGAAAACAAACGAGCTCAGCAAGAACGAGACAAAGAACTGAGCCTACAACAGAACGAACAACGTCTAAGCAAAGAGATCAGTGCTCAAATTAAGCAGTTAGTAGCAATGAATAAAATTGATATTGCTGATGGCGATATCAAATACAACTTCACCGATGGAACTTTAGTTAAGTCGCTCTACGTAACATCACTAATCCGCGATCAGTTGATCAAAGGTATAGTGGCAATTGCTCGTTACGAAGAGAGCTATGCGGTGATTCCAAGTGGCGTGGCAAACAAAATAAAGATGCGCGATGACAAGACAGTTATTGAGCAAAAAGCACTAGAAGCCGATATTCCAGCAGAAGATGATCCGTACGCAGATTTCGTCGTACCTGATGATCTAATGTGGTAA
- a CDS encoding GNAT family N-acetyltransferase, producing the protein MITIREMDISDYQAVITLWGQTDNLSLRDADSEQNIAAYLQRNPGLSYVVLADEIVIGAVLVGTDGRRGYLQHLAVDERYRGQKIGHSLVDMSVRALAEIGISKTHLFVLNENHSAKGFYDKLGWYPRNEVTMYSFNSSDNLNV; encoded by the coding sequence ATGATAACCATACGAGAAATGGATATTTCAGATTATCAGGCAGTGATTACATTGTGGGGACAAACGGATAACCTATCGCTTAGGGATGCCGATTCCGAGCAAAACATCGCAGCGTATTTACAGCGCAATCCTGGGCTGAGCTACGTTGTTCTTGCTGATGAGATTGTGATTGGGGCAGTGCTTGTTGGAACAGATGGTCGCCGTGGATATTTACAGCACCTAGCCGTTGATGAGCGTTATCGTGGTCAGAAAATCGGGCACTCTTTGGTTGATATGTCTGTGCGTGCATTGGCAGAGATTGGGATCTCAAAAACCCATTTATTTGTACTCAACGAAAATCACAGCGCAAAAGGATTTTACGACAAGCTTGGCTGGTATCCTCGCAACGAAGTCACCATGTACTCTTTTAACAGTTCAGATAATCTCAATGTCTAG
- a CDS encoding GNAT family N-acetyltransferase encodes MTVEIRRAEPSDAKAIKKIYECKNAYSSTLQLPHPSLTLWEKRTTDVPDNVYVYVALVDGEIVGNLGFEVCTSPRRRHVASFGMGVKDDVQGRGVGSALLSTVVDLADNWLNLKRIELTVYSDNDRAINLYKKFGFAIEGESKAYAFRNGEYVSAYHMARVID; translated from the coding sequence ATGACAGTTGAGATTCGAAGGGCAGAACCTTCAGATGCGAAAGCAATTAAAAAGATTTATGAATGCAAGAATGCTTATTCGAGCACGCTCCAACTCCCTCATCCATCGTTAACACTCTGGGAAAAACGCACGACGGATGTACCTGATAATGTGTATGTCTACGTTGCTCTTGTTGATGGAGAAATCGTAGGCAACTTAGGCTTCGAAGTTTGCACCAGCCCACGTCGACGCCATGTCGCATCTTTTGGTATGGGTGTCAAAGATGATGTTCAAGGTCGCGGTGTCGGTAGTGCATTACTTTCAACCGTGGTTGATCTCGCTGACAACTGGTTGAATCTAAAGCGTATTGAATTGACGGTTTACAGTGACAATGACAGAGCCATTAACCTTTACAAGAAGTTTGGCTTCGCTATTGAAGGCGAATCGAAAGCCTATGCATTTAGAAATGGGGAATATGTCTCTGCTTACCATATGGCGCGAGTTATCGATTAA
- a CDS encoding DUF1289 domain-containing protein has product MSSKLDTVDNTPASPCIRQCCLDEQDICVGCFRTINEIIHWSASSNAEKIQIIERCKERKVQRKRC; this is encoded by the coding sequence ATGAGTTCGAAATTAGACACAGTGGACAATACCCCCGCTTCACCTTGTATTCGTCAGTGTTGTTTGGATGAGCAAGATATCTGTGTTGGCTGTTTTCGAACCATAAACGAAATAATCCATTGGAGTGCGTCTTCGAACGCAGAAAAAATTCAAATAATAGAACGATGTAAAGAAAGAAAAGTGCAACGTAAACGTTGCTAA
- a CDS encoding PhzF family phenazine biosynthesis protein, producing MELEVFVVDAFTDKKFQGNSAAVVPVLEWLSDELMQNIAAENNLSETAFIKAIALNRYAIRWFSPITEIDFCGHATLAASYVLLHFLGCKGQIEFVTSKVGELQVNQLRDGRIEMSFPNQLPEIVEDIPDALLEGLSISPVKVLRNRQAYFAVLSSEQDVRNVQYYSDKLKLLAPYDAVVTAHANEFDFVSRYFWPANGGDEDPVTGSIHSGLAPYWAEQLGKLDLTAYQASKRGGVLFCQVMNDRVLVSGFGVLYSRGTIYI from the coding sequence ATGGAATTAGAAGTATTTGTGGTGGATGCCTTCACTGATAAAAAGTTTCAGGGAAATTCAGCGGCAGTCGTACCTGTTCTTGAGTGGTTATCTGACGAGTTGATGCAAAATATCGCCGCAGAAAACAACCTTTCAGAGACTGCATTTATTAAAGCCATCGCGCTGAATAGATACGCGATTCGCTGGTTTTCGCCAATTACAGAAATAGATTTTTGTGGTCACGCGACCCTCGCGGCCTCCTATGTGCTGTTACATTTTTTAGGATGTAAAGGGCAAATCGAATTCGTCACATCAAAGGTCGGTGAGCTTCAAGTCAATCAGCTTAGAGATGGACGCATTGAAATGAGCTTTCCCAATCAGTTGCCTGAAATCGTAGAAGATATCCCTGACGCTCTGCTTGAAGGTTTGTCCATTAGTCCAGTTAAAGTACTCAGAAATCGGCAAGCATATTTTGCAGTGTTGTCTAGTGAGCAAGATGTCCGAAACGTCCAATATTACAGTGATAAACTCAAATTGTTAGCGCCTTACGATGCAGTTGTAACGGCTCACGCAAATGAGTTTGATTTTGTGTCTCGATATTTTTGGCCCGCAAATGGTGGAGATGAAGATCCTGTTACGGGTTCAATTCATTCTGGTCTAGCACCATATTGGGCTGAGCAACTTGGCAAGTTAGATCTTACGGCATACCAAGCATCCAAAAGAGGCGGAGTGCTTTTTTGTCAGGTGATGAACGATCGCGTGCTTGTCTCTGGTTTTGGTGTACTGTATTCACGCGGAACAATTTATATTTAG
- a CDS encoding GNAT family N-acetyltransferase: MVFIEKYSPIWQQEASYLSVREEQAQFTIGNIPQVVEQLKETEHPHLIIFEDKPVGFFLLDLDYSTKYQFGSQKAIGIRALLVDQHYQGKGIATKVIKALPSYVAKHYPDFEVMQLTVNCRNKPAYECYLKCGFADTGELYLGGPVGPQHIMQYVL; this comes from the coding sequence GTGGTATTCATCGAGAAATACAGCCCTATTTGGCAACAAGAAGCGAGTTATCTGAGTGTTCGTGAAGAGCAAGCGCAATTTACGATCGGCAATATTCCGCAAGTTGTTGAGCAGTTAAAAGAGACTGAACATCCTCATCTGATTATTTTTGAAGATAAACCCGTGGGGTTCTTCTTACTAGATTTGGACTACTCGACCAAATATCAATTTGGTAGCCAAAAAGCGATAGGGATCCGTGCATTATTGGTTGATCAGCATTATCAAGGTAAAGGCATTGCGACAAAAGTCATCAAAGCTCTGCCAAGCTATGTGGCGAAACATTATCCTGATTTTGAAGTCATGCAGCTCACAGTCAATTGCCGTAACAAACCTGCTTACGAATGTTATTTGAAATGCGGCTTTGCCGATACGGGTGAACTGTATTTGGGCGGTCCTGTGGGACCACAACACATCATGCAGTACGTTTTGTAG
- a CDS encoding methyl-accepting chemotaxis protein, translated as MFKDLKLGKKLGLGFGAVLALLSIVLAIGVIALKNTDDGLMQYRGLARETNLAGNIQASMLMARMNVKDYLLTKNDLDIQEYKEYVNKMHGLLDQAKDRVTNPERIKLAQSVVSSLTTYESTFSQVVELVNQRNDVHDKQLVPNGDAMKVAIEAIIKSAYEDGNTDAVYEAGDTQKAMLMGRLFVAKFLQTNRKEDYDVAVQNMDVSMKKEIDDLTNTLQDPERKRLFSEFSHAHSQYVAAMQEIYRLIEKRNELIENTLDVLGPKIAADIESAKASVMKEQDTLGPALEANTDRSIQMTIILSVVAVIVGMVAAYILTTVITTPIHKAVDAANQLAAGDLTVNVGETSKDETGMLLAAIQNTANRLKQMIGTISGASDELASASEELAVVTDQTSQGIQQQESETEMVATAMNEMTATVHDVANNAAKAAEAANEADREATSGSAVVTQTIQSINTLSQSVNLSSEKLSGVQQDVVNISSILDVIRGIADQTNLLALNAAIEAARAGEQGRGFAVVADEVRSLASRTQGSTSEIQNIIEKLQSGTQSTVEVMNQGKQLADNCVEQASKTGNALDSITHAISVINDMNMQIASASEQQSSVAETINENVVNVKRIAEQNAVASNQTRSSSSEIARLAEQLNEMVSQFKL; from the coding sequence ATGTTTAAAGATCTAAAGTTGGGAAAAAAGCTGGGGCTCGGCTTCGGCGCTGTGTTGGCGTTACTTTCCATTGTTTTGGCCATTGGTGTTATTGCTCTAAAAAACACCGATGATGGATTAATGCAATATCGGGGATTAGCACGGGAAACAAACTTAGCCGGTAACATTCAAGCAAGTATGTTAATGGCTCGGATGAACGTGAAAGATTACCTACTCACAAAAAACGACTTAGATATTCAAGAATACAAAGAGTACGTAAACAAAATGCACGGCCTGCTTGACCAAGCGAAAGACCGCGTTACTAATCCAGAAAGAATCAAACTTGCTCAATCCGTTGTTTCCTCTCTCACTACCTACGAAAGCACCTTCTCTCAAGTCGTTGAACTTGTAAATCAGAGAAATGACGTTCACGACAAGCAGCTGGTTCCAAACGGTGATGCGATGAAAGTGGCGATAGAAGCCATCATTAAGTCGGCCTACGAAGATGGCAACACCGACGCTGTGTATGAGGCAGGAGATACCCAAAAAGCTATGTTGATGGGCAGACTATTCGTCGCCAAGTTCTTACAGACCAACCGAAAAGAAGACTACGACGTTGCTGTGCAAAACATGGATGTTTCGATGAAGAAAGAGATAGATGATCTCACCAATACGCTGCAAGATCCTGAACGTAAACGTCTGTTCTCCGAGTTTAGCCACGCACATTCTCAATACGTTGCTGCAATGCAAGAGATTTACCGTTTAATTGAAAAGCGCAATGAGCTCATTGAGAACACCCTTGACGTACTCGGCCCTAAAATAGCGGCTGACATTGAAAGCGCTAAAGCTTCCGTCATGAAGGAACAAGATACTCTCGGTCCTGCATTAGAAGCAAACACCGACCGCAGTATTCAAATGACGATCATCCTCTCAGTCGTAGCCGTTATCGTTGGTATGGTCGCAGCGTATATTTTGACTACCGTGATAACCACACCAATTCATAAAGCCGTCGATGCTGCAAACCAACTCGCTGCAGGTGACTTAACCGTCAATGTTGGTGAAACAAGTAAAGATGAAACGGGAATGTTACTTGCCGCGATTCAAAATACCGCTAATCGCTTAAAACAAATGATAGGCACGATTAGTGGTGCGAGTGACGAACTGGCTTCTGCTTCTGAAGAACTTGCTGTGGTGACAGACCAGACCTCTCAAGGCATTCAGCAGCAGGAAAGCGAGACAGAAATGGTGGCAACAGCAATGAACGAGATGACAGCTACCGTTCACGATGTAGCCAACAACGCAGCAAAAGCGGCCGAAGCCGCGAATGAAGCAGACAGAGAAGCCACTTCCGGTTCTGCTGTTGTTACTCAGACCATTCAGTCCATAAACACCTTGTCACAAAGCGTCAATCTCTCATCTGAAAAACTTTCAGGGGTTCAGCAAGATGTCGTCAATATCAGTTCTATCCTAGATGTAATAAGAGGTATTGCAGACCAGACTAACCTGCTCGCTCTTAATGCAGCTATTGAAGCGGCTAGAGCAGGAGAACAAGGACGAGGCTTCGCTGTCGTCGCTGATGAGGTACGCTCGCTTGCCTCACGCACTCAAGGCTCAACATCTGAAATACAAAACATTATTGAGAAACTCCAATCAGGCACTCAAAGCACTGTTGAAGTGATGAATCAAGGTAAACAATTGGCAGACAACTGCGTGGAACAAGCCAGTAAGACAGGCAATGCACTGGACTCTATCACCCATGCGATAAGTGTAATCAACGATATGAACATGCAAATCGCCAGTGCTTCCGAGCAGCAAAGCTCCGTTGCAGAAACTATTAACGAAAATGTCGTGAACGTAAAAAGGATTGCTGAACAAAACGCAGTAGCGTCGAATCAAACCCGTAGCTCAAGTTCTGAGATAGCAAGGCTTGCAGAACAACTCAATGAAATGGTTTCGCAGTTCAAGCTATAG
- a CDS encoding NUDIX hydrolase, which yields MSKWLAWAKQIQAIGQAGKTYSKDKFDLERFEQISDISHQMFAELSDSPVQRVAELFIPETGYPTPKVDLRAAVIKDNKILLVREREDDCWSLPGGWADVCETASQGIVREVLEESGYVVSSPRLVAIKDRDIHPYFPKFPYHIYKMFFLCEFESGEAAINIEISDIGFFGLNELPKLSEGRVLPCDIELMFEHYKDPNKKIYVD from the coding sequence ATGAGTAAGTGGTTAGCGTGGGCAAAACAGATACAAGCGATTGGTCAGGCGGGTAAAACATATTCTAAAGATAAGTTCGATTTAGAGCGCTTCGAGCAAATCTCTGATATTTCCCATCAGATGTTTGCAGAATTGTCAGACTCACCTGTACAGCGTGTTGCAGAGCTATTCATCCCTGAAACTGGCTACCCTACACCAAAAGTAGATTTAAGAGCTGCCGTTATCAAAGACAACAAGATCTTGCTGGTACGTGAAAGAGAAGATGATTGTTGGTCACTTCCGGGTGGATGGGCTGATGTGTGTGAAACGGCTTCCCAAGGTATTGTTCGTGAGGTTTTGGAGGAGTCTGGCTACGTAGTCAGCTCACCGCGTTTGGTGGCCATCAAAGACAGAGACATCCATCCATATTTTCCTAAGTTTCCCTATCATATCTATAAGATGTTTTTCCTGTGTGAGTTTGAATCTGGCGAGGCGGCGATTAACATCGAAATTTCGGATATCGGTTTTTTTGGTTTGAATGAGCTACCGAAATTATCGGAAGGGCGCGTTTTACCTTGCGACATTGAGTTGATGTTTGAACATTACAAAGACCCAAACAAAAAAATCTATGTAGATTAG
- a CDS encoding VOC family protein: MKQHEKINYVEYAAKDLVATKSFFSMVFGWEFIDYGPDYAAFADQGIDGGFYKADACSQSANGGALLIFYSADIEQTLEKVILNGGEIVRPIFEFPGGCRFHFTEPSGNEFAVWSEGLAEQ; the protein is encoded by the coding sequence ATGAAACAGCATGAAAAAATTAACTATGTTGAATATGCCGCCAAAGATTTGGTGGCGACGAAATCTTTTTTCTCTATGGTTTTTGGTTGGGAGTTTATTGACTACGGACCAGACTATGCAGCGTTTGCTGATCAGGGTATTGATGGTGGTTTTTATAAAGCCGATGCTTGCAGCCAAAGCGCTAACGGTGGTGCTCTGCTCATTTTTTACAGCGCCGACATTGAGCAAACTTTAGAAAAGGTAATACTCAATGGCGGAGAGATAGTTCGACCTATCTTTGAGTTTCCTGGCGGTTGCCGTTTTCATTTTACCGAGCCTAGTGGTAATGAGTTTGCTGTTTGGTCTGAAGGTTTGGCTGAACAATAA
- a CDS encoding TonB-dependent receptor — protein MDRKFILTAFGYAILGLALGIHMAASKNHGQFVTHAHIMLVGFVLSFIYGLCHKLWLNNSQTKLSILQFYIHQVGSVVLLIGLFLLYGQFVALEVLDPVLALASITVFVGVILMKIEFIRCTRKKG, from the coding sequence ATGGATCGCAAGTTCATTCTTACTGCATTTGGTTACGCCATTTTGGGATTAGCACTTGGTATACACATGGCTGCATCAAAGAACCACGGGCAATTTGTTACTCATGCGCACATCATGCTGGTGGGGTTTGTTCTCTCGTTTATCTATGGCTTATGCCACAAATTGTGGCTTAATAATTCTCAGACAAAATTGTCCATTCTACAGTTCTATATTCATCAAGTTGGGTCAGTTGTGTTACTGATAGGCTTGTTCCTCCTCTATGGTCAATTTGTGGCGTTGGAGGTGCTTGACCCAGTTCTCGCCCTTGCCTCAATAACCGTCTTTGTTGGTGTCATTTTGATGAAAATAGAGTTCATTAGGTGTACTCGAAAGAAAGGTTGA
- a CDS encoding DUF3297 family protein, with product MSENNSKPALPDHLSGNPRSPHFVAECFEHHIGIRLNGKERTDVEEYCISEGWVKIPSPKAKDRWGNPMLITLKGAVEAFYK from the coding sequence ATGAGCGAAAATAACTCAAAACCAGCTTTACCAGATCATCTATCAGGCAATCCTCGCAGCCCACACTTTGTTGCTGAGTGCTTTGAACACCATATTGGTATTCGTCTTAACGGTAAAGAGCGTACTGATGTTGAAGAGTACTGTATCAGTGAAGGTTGGGTAAAAATTCCTTCACCTAAAGCAAAAGATCGTTGGGGCAACCCAATGCTAATCACTTTAAAAGGTGCAGTAGAAGCTTTCTACAAATAA
- a CDS encoding arsinothricin resistance N-acetyltransferase ArsN1 family B — protein MVIRNVTSSDIPSIVQIYNHYIATTTISFEEIPVTIKEMEKRVEQVLSLGFPWIVLEQYGEVKGYAYANQWKARSAYRFTVEPSIYVDADAKGKGLGKALYGELLEILKRAGYKNAVGSIALPNQPSVALHERMGFKKVGEFNNIGFKFDHQISVGYWQLELNNGY, from the coding sequence ATGGTCATTCGAAATGTAACGAGTTCAGATATTCCATCAATTGTTCAAATCTATAACCACTATATTGCTACGACTACAATTTCCTTTGAAGAAATTCCAGTAACGATAAAAGAGATGGAAAAGCGAGTTGAACAGGTACTGAGTTTAGGGTTTCCTTGGATTGTGTTGGAACAATATGGTGAAGTAAAAGGCTATGCATACGCCAATCAGTGGAAGGCTCGCAGCGCTTATCGCTTTACTGTAGAACCATCCATATATGTTGATGCAGATGCGAAAGGCAAAGGTTTGGGTAAGGCTCTATACGGAGAATTGTTAGAAATACTGAAACGCGCCGGATACAAAAACGCTGTTGGGTCAATTGCGCTTCCCAATCAACCTAGTGTCGCTTTGCATGAACGTATGGGATTCAAGAAAGTTGGCGAGTTTAACAACATCGGCTTCAAGTTTGATCATCAGATATCAGTAGGCTATTGGCAGTTAGAACTTAATAACGGATATTAG